From Pseudomonadota bacterium:
CGAACCGCTGAGCGCGGCGACACGGGCACCCGCTGGTGCCGGTGCTGCGGCTGCCGGCGTTCACCGTGCGCCGCCCGCCGCCCGCGCCGCGGCTGGGGCCCGCCCGCTGGGGGCTGTTTCGACGGCGCCTGGCACCGGAGCTGGCGCCGTGCCGCCCCCCGCGGTTCCCGCCCCGCGGCCGCCCATTGCCGTCCCGCGGCCGCCCGTTGCCCTGCCGCGCCAGCCGGCGGCTGCAGCCGCGCCGTCACGACCGCCCGTCGCCGTCCCGGCCGCGCCGCGCCCACGTCCCATGCCGCCGCTGGCGGCGGCTGCCGGCCTATCGAGCGAGCCAACCGCGCTGGAAATTACGATCGAGGCCGAGCTGCCGCCTCCCGTGCTGGCGGAGCCCTTGCCGTCCTTCGACGTTGCGTTGACGACCGAGCTGGGACGAAACGTTGCACGCGAGCTCGGCGGGGGCGACGCTGCAGCTCCGCCGCGTCCGACGCGGACCCTGGCCGGTTGGGGCGAGGGGCTGCCCACCCCGCCGCCGGGGATGCCCTTGCCGCGCGGTGCGGCGCTGCCCGGAGTGGCCGCGGCACCCGCGCCCGGCGCCACCGCCGGTGGCGGGCAGGATCTCGATCCCGCGGCCTATGCCGCCATCGTCAAGCTCAGTCGCGAGGTCATCGAGCGCGTCGCCTGGGAAATCGTGCCGGAACTGGCGGAGACGATCATCCGCGAGCAGCTCGATCGTGTGCTCGCGCAGCGCGCGAAGTAGCGGACGGCTGCGGCATGTCCGGAGCACTTGAGCTCATTCCGCACGCCTGCGGGCTCTGCGTCGTCGACATTCAGCAGAAGCTGGCCGAGTCGATGCCGGAGAAGGTCCTCAAGGGCACGCTGCGCAACTGGCTCAATTGGATCGAGGCCGCCCGAGTCCTGGGCATGCCTGCGGTCGTCAGCGAGCAGTTCCCCAAGGGCCTTGGGCGCACGCTCCCGGTCGTCGCCGAGTCCGTGCTGCGGCTGCCCCGCGAGCGTGTCCTGCTCTTCGACAAGCTGACCTTCTCCTGCGGCGCGGTGCCCGCCTTCGGTCAGTGGATCACGGCGACGGGGCGTAACCAGTGGATCGTGATCGGGATGGAGGCGCACGTCTCGATCTACCAGACCGCGCGAGCGATGGTCGCCTCGGGTCAGGTCGTGCACGTGCCCCGCGACGCGGTGATCGCGCGCACGATGGCCAACTGGGAGACGGGACTGCGGCTGATCGAGGAGGCGGGCGCGCTGGTGACGAGCACGGAGGCTGCTGTCTTCGACCTCCTCAAGCGGGCGGGTACGGAGGAGTTCTCGCAGCTCTCGCGCGTCGTCAAGTAGCGCCCGAGGTTCGGCGCGCGCCCGCGCTCAGCGGCTGCTGGTGGTGTCGTCGAAGGCGTCGTTCGTCAGATCGGGCAGGGCGGCCTCGGCGAGGGCGCCCGACAAGTCCGCGGTGGTCTTGCGCAGTCGGCGTACCAGCACCTGGACCAGACTCCAGAGCAGCTTGACCGACAGCGCGCTCTCGCTGCGGATGATCTCGTAGAAGTCGGCACGTCGCAGCACCAGCAGGCGCGCGGCGGCGCTGGCCGTGCCGCTGGCGCTGCGCGGCGCGTTGTCGACCAGGGCCATCTCTCCGAAGTGGTCGCCGCGGTGCAGCGTCGCGACGAAGGTGTCGCCCTTCTGGAGGCGCACCTCGCCGTCGAGGATCAGAAAGAGCTCATCACCGGGCGTCCCCTCGCGAATGATCGACCCGCCATCGGCGTAGTCGCGGACCTGCATGCTGTTCAGCACGCGCACGAGCTCCTTGTAGCCGAGGTAGGAGAAGATCGGCATCCCCTTCAAGACCTCGAGCTTGAGGCTGACGTCGCGTACGCGATCCTCCTCACCGGCGCTGACGGCCACCCGGACGACGACCGCGGTGATGTTGTCGTGTCCACCGCCGGCGTTGGCGACGTCAACGAGGCGCTGGGTAGCCGCGCGCACATCGTCGTGGTCGAGCACCGCGGCCATCTGCTCCAGCTCGGTGAAATAGAAGTGCAGACCGTCGCTGCAGAGCACGAAGCGATCGCCGGGCAGGACGTCGAAGTCGAGCGTGTCGACCTCGACCGATTCGTAGACACCGACGGCGCGGGTGACCGCGTTCCTGAAGTCGCGATAGACGGAGCTGTCGATTTGATCGGGGCGCAGCTTGCCCCGGCGCGCGAGCTCGTTGACCAGGGAATGATCCTCGGAGAGCTGGTGAACCTGGCGCTCGCGCATCAAGTAGATTCGGCTGTCACCGACGTGGGCCAGGAAGCCGCGTTCTTTCGTCAAGAGCAGCAGGCTGCAGGTGGTCCCCATGCCTCGCTTGTCCGGCTGTTCCTGGGCCCGCTCGTAGATCGCGGAGCAGGCGGCCTGCACGGCGTGCTCGAGCACGTGCAAGACATCGTTGCGGTCGGCGCCTTTGCCGGACTCGAAGCTCTCAATGATGTCGCGGTTCTCGCCGACGGCGTCGCGGACGCGACGCACGCACAGCGATGAGGCAACCTCTCCGGCAGCGTGCCCGCCCATGCCGTCGGCGACGACGAACAGGCGCAGGTTCTTGTCGATGAGGTAGTTGTCCTCGTTATGGCTGCGCTGCTTGCCGGTATCAGTGACGGCCCAGAACTCGACTTGCACGAAGGGGCTCCATAGTGCGAGCGCGAACGATAGCGGGGAAAGGCGGGCGGAACAAGCGCCGGCGCGATGCACGCGCGGGAGGGCGCTACGCTCGACGCGCGGCCCACTGCCGCGGTGGGGCTTTCCGGTGCGCCCGCGCTGAACGGTCAGGTCCATGCGCGGCGGGGCGCGCGTGCAGTGCCCGCTGATCCACAGCGCCTCGCAGGGCGGCGCGCGCAGCAGCCCCGCGGGTGGAGCTTGCGCGCATGAGGGGCGCTGACCAGCGGCTCGACGAAGACCTCGATCCCGTTGCGCGCTAACGCCTCATCGGGTGCTCGGGCCCCTGCGTCCGCGCGGTGCTTTCGAGGTCGGCGCGTCGCGTCGGCCGTGCACGTGGTTGAAGGCCGGGCCGCCATGCTGATACCATCGGCCGGCTCGGGCAAGCGGGGCTGGCGGCCGCAGCGGTAGCGTCGGCCGGCAGTGCTGCTGCGGCGTGGCTCGACCTGCGCGGGTGGGACCGGGCGATTGCGAGGATGATGGCGCGGGCACTTGAAGCTGCTCTCCTGGCGCTTCGTCGTACGCCCGCGTCGGCCGCCGCGCTGGCGGCGGTGCGCCAGGCCTGCGCCGCGCGCGAGGGCGCGGGCGAGGGCCTCGGTCTGGCGCTCGATCGCGCGCGGGCCCATCACGCGACCGCGGGAAATTGGGAGCTGGTGGTCGCGCTATGCGACGCGGAGCTCGCTGGTGCCCCCGACGCGTCCCGTCGCGGCGAAGTGCTGCTGGCCGCGGCCGAGGTGCTCGAGGACGAGCTGCTCGACGAAGTCCGGGCGCTGGCCTGCTTCGAAGAGGCAGCGGCGCTGCGCCCTGACGACGACCGTCTCGGCCGCACGATCGCCCGCATTCGCCTCGTGCGCGGTAGCTGGGAGCGGGTCGCCGAGAAATACGTCGAGGGAGGCCGCGGCCGCTGTCGACCGTGAGCTGAAGACGCGCCTGCTGCTCGCGGCGGCTGAAGTCGTGGCGCGAAACGACCCCGCGTCGGCGCGCGTCGAGACCCTGTTGCGCGCGAGCCTGGAGGTCGACCCGCGCAACGCCCGCGCCAGCGCCCAGCTCGATCGCCTGCTGGCGCGCTGCGGGCGCATCAGCGAGAGGCTTGAGCTGCTCGAGCAACGCCGGCGCGTCGCGATCGATCCCGTCGAGCGCGTCGCGGCGCTGCTCAGACTCGGCGACTGCTGGGCGGAGCAGCCGGAGGGCACGCCGGCCGAGGCGGGCGCGGCCGGCCGGCGGCGCGGCGCGCGCACGCCGACGGCGACCGACCATGCGGTCGCTTGCTGGCGCCAGGTGCTGGTCCTCGACCCCAGCCAGCCGCACGCCCTGGCGCAGCTGGTGCCCGTGCTCGAGGGGCGTCGCGATTGGGCTGGCATCGCCGAGGTCTTTCAGTCCGCGCTTCAGCACGGACCGCCCGGTGAGCGCGACGTCGAGCTCTTGGCGCGGCTCGGCCAGGTCCTCGCGACGCGCCTCGATCAGCCTGCTCGTGCCGAGGAGTGCTTCCGCCTGGTGCGCCGGCAGCAACCGGATCATCCCCTGGCCGTTGACTTCTACTGCGCACTGCATCGCGAGCGGGGCGAGCCGGCGGAGGCCGTTGCGCTGATCGAGCAGACCCAGCTGCGCGAGCGCGACCCGCAGCGCCGGCTGGAGCTCGCGCTGCGTTTGGCCGAGCTGGTCGAGGACGGGCTCGGCGATTATGAGCGCGCCATCGAGCTCTGGACCGTGCTCGCGCCGCCCCTCGCCTTGCCCGCGGCGCCGGCTTCCGCCACGGCGTCGTCGGACGAACCGACCCTTCACCAGCGCGCCCGCGAGGCGCTGGCGCGCCTCTATCGTCGGGTCACGCCCCCGCGCTGGAACGCGCTGCGCGACCTCCTCAAGGCCGAGCTCGATCACTTGCCGGCGGACGCGAGGTCGCGCCGGGTTGAGCTGCAGCTCGAGCTGGCGGCGATCTATCGCGACTACCTCAAGGTCGATGCGATGGTCGTCACGCTCTATAGCGCTGTCTTGGCGCTGCAGCCGGACCACCCTCAGGCGCTCTTGGCGCTCAGCGAGCGCTTCCTCGCGCTCCAGCGCTATAGCGAGCTGGCCGAGGTGCTGGGGCGGCGCGCGACGCTGAGCAGCGATCCGCAGGAGCAGGTGGCGCTGCTGCATGAGATCGCCGCGCTGTGGCTTGAGCAGCTCGGCAACCAGGCGCAGGCCATCGCGCCCCTCGAGCAGGTGCTTGAGCGCGATCCGCTCAACGAGAGAGCGCGCGCTCGGCTGCGAGAGATCCACACCCGACGTCAGGATTGGCGCGCGCTCTTCGAGCTGCTGACGACCGAGGCGGCGCTGCGCGACGGGCAGCCGCGAGCTGCCCTGCTCAGCGAGCTGGCTCAGCTCGCTGGCGAGCGGTTGGGCGACGCGCCGCGCGCCGCCGCCTTGTGGCGCGACGTGCTTCAGCTCGACGCGCATCACGCCGGGGCGCTCGAGGCGCTCGAACAGCACTACCGGCGCGAGGGCCAATGGGTGGCGCTCGGTGATGTGCTGCAAGCGCAGCTCGAGCGGGTCGACGCGCAGAGCGCGACCGCGCTGCAGCTATGGGAGCGGCTGGCGGACCTGCATAGCAACCAGCTGCGGACCCCCGAACGCGCGATTGTGGCCTGGCAGGAGGTGTTGGCCCGGCGCCCGACGACCACGCGGGCGCTTGTGCTCCTGCGCGAGCTCTTGGCCCAGGCGCGCCGCTGGGACGATCTCGAGGCGCTGTTGACGCCGCGCGGGCTGCTGCTCGAGCTGGTCGAGACGCTGACGAGCGCCGCAGATCGGGAGCGCGACGAAGACACGCGTGTCGAGCTGAATCTCCGGATCGGTCGGATCTGCGGCGGGGAGCTGCAGCAGGTGGAGCGAGCGATTCGCGCCTACGAACGGGTCTGGGGCCTGCGCGCGGGCGAGCTCGAGGCGGCCCGGGCGTTGGCCCCCTTGTACCGGGCGACGTCGCGCTGGGAGGGGTTGATCGCCGCCGATGAGCGCTTGCTGGAGGCAGCGGCCGACGATGCGGAGCGTCGAGCGCTGATCGCCGAGCTGCAGGCGGTTTGTGCGGGTCCGCTGCGCGACCCCGCCCGGGCGATGGTTTGGGCGGCCCGCGCCTGGGCGCTGGCGCCGGCAGAGGCCGAGCTGCTGCAGGCGATCGAGGGCCTCGCCCGGGCGGCGCGCGCGTGGCGCCCGCTGGCTGAGCTGCTCGAGGCGCAGCTGACGCGACTCGGCGACGACGCCGAGCTGCGCCTGCTGGTGCTGGCGCGGCTGGCCGAGCTCTGGGCCGACGAGCTGGACGATGGGGTGCGTGCCGAGACGCACTACCGTGAGTGGCTGCGGCTGCGCGGCGATGATCGGCGCGCCTGGACGGGGCTGGCGGAGGTGCTTCGCCGCGGCGGGCGGTGGCGCGAGCTGCTGGCGACGCTCCAGGCGGAGGCCGTACTCCCGCTGCCGCTCAGCGAGCGCGCGGCGCTGCAGCTCGAGGCGGCCACCGTCGCGGAGGAGCGCCTCGGAGACCCGAGCGCCGCGATTGCACCCTATCGCGAGCTGTTGGCGCTGGGGGTGGAGCGTACGCCGGCGCTGCAGGCCTTGGAGCGTCTTTATCGCGTCTGTGGCGCCTGGTCGGAGCTGGCCGGCGTGCTGCGTGAGCAGCTCGACGGGCTTGCCGCTGCCGACCCGGAGCGCGGCGAGTTGCTCTGCCGGTTGGCGCTGGTCGTCGGCGAGCAGGAGGGTGCGCCCGAGCGGGCGATTGAGCTGCTCGGCCAGGCCTTGGTCGTGGCCCCGGACCATCCCCAGGCGCTGGCCGCCCTCGAGGATTGGTTGGATCGCGCTAGCGCTCCGCAGCGCGCGCAGGCGGCGCGCCTGCTGCTCGAGCCCTACGAGCGCGCCGGTCGGTCGGCCGCGCTGGCCGCGGCGCTGGTGCTGGTGGTCGAGGCAGAGGAGGATCCGCTCGTGCGGCGCGAGGCGCTGCGGCGGTTGCAGCGGCTCTACGAACACGGGCTCGATCAGCCCGGGCCGGCGCTGGACGCCGCTGAGGCGCTGCTCCGGCTCGATCCACGCGACGAAGCCGCGCTCGACGACGTCCTGCGGCTGGCCCGCCGTGCGGGCCAGAGCGCGCGCGCCGCCGCGCTGCTCCGCGGCCTCGTTGGCGCCGACCAGGTCGGGGTAGGGGCGCCGGTCGGCTTGCGCTGGCAGCTGGCGCTGCTGCTTCACGGTGACCTTGGCGACGCGGTCGGCGCCCAGGCGCAGCTGGTCGAGCTCCTGCGCGAGGCACCGGAGAACGATGCGGCGTTGGCCCTCTTTGAGCAGTTGCTGCGCGATGGAGGGCAGTGGCGCGAGTTGCGCGACTTCTTGCAGCTGCAGCTCGGACCTTGCACGGAAGCTGCCGAGCGGCGGCGCTTGCTGACCCAGATCTGTGCGCTGAGCGAGGATGTGCTCGGCGACGCGGACGCGGCCCTGCTGGCCTATGAGGAGCTGTTGCGCGGGGCGCCTGCGGATCAGGTGGCCTTCCGCGCAGTGGAGCGGCACTACCAGCGGCTTGCGCGCTGGGGCGATCTGGCGCGGCTCTATCTGGCGCGGCGTGACGTGATCAGCGACGAGGCCGAGCGGCGGGCGCTGCTGGGCTTCGTCGCGCCGCTGCAGGAGCAGCTCGGTCAGAGCGAGCAGGCCATCGCGAGCTATCGCGAGTTGGCGGGCGACGCCGCGCATTCACGGGCCGCCCTCGAGGCCCTCGAGCGCCTCTACCGGGCCGCCGCGGCCTGGCCCGAGCTGATCGCGGTGTTGCGGCAGCAGGTGGCCCTGGCTGCCGAACCAGCGCTTCGCGCCGCGCTCTGGCGTCGCATCGCGGAGGTGGCGAAGGGGCCGCTCGGCGACCTCGAGCAGGCGAGCGCCGCGTTGAACGCGCTCCTCGAGGAGGATGGCGGCGATCGGCGCGCCCTCGAGGACCTCGCCCGGCTCTATCGTGGCGCCGCACGCTGGGAGGATCTGCTGCGGCTCCTCGACCGGCGACTGGCGCTGGCGGCGGTCGGGTCGACCGAGCATGTCGTGCTGCAACGGGAAGCGGCCGAGATCGAGCTCGAGCAACGTGGCGACGTCGCCGCGGCGCTGGCGCGCTATCAGCCCTTGCTGCAAGAGCCGGCGCTGGAGCAGGCGGTCCACGCCGCCTTGGCACCCTTGCTCGATCAGCCCGAACACGTCGCGGCCGTGGCGGCCCTGCTCGAACCGATCGCGCGCGCGCGATCGGATTGGCCGGCACTGCTGCGCTTGGCCGAAGCGGAGGCTCGGCACGCCACCAACGCGACGCGGCGCGCGGAGCGGCTGCGCGCCCTCGGGCGGATCCACGAGGAGGGCACGAGGAACCTCGAGCAGGCCTTTGCCGCCCATGCGCGGGCGTTGCTCGCCGAGCCCGAAGGCGTCGGGCTGGCGTCGGCGCTCGAGGCCCTCGAGCGCCTGGCGGCGGCCTCGTCGACCTGGCCAGCCTGCTGCGAGCTGTTCGAGACCGCGTTGGAGCGCTGCGCTCAGGGCGCGTCGCGCTGCACGCTCCGGCTGCGGACCGCTGCGTTGGCTTGGCGCGAGCTGGCTGACCGCGAGCGCGCCAAGCGACACTACGACGCACTGCTGCAGGAGGGCGCGCGCGACCAACCGACGTTGCTGGCGCTGCAGCGCCTCTGCGAGCAATGCGAGGACGCGCCGGCGCTGGTCCTGACGCTGGAGCGCCTGGCCGAGCTCTCCGATGCTGGCCAGGCGCTCGCTGCCCTGGAGGGGCTCTATGCCCAGCTCGGGCGTTGGCGCGAGCTGGAGCAGTTGCTCGAGCGGCGCGCGGTGGCGGCGACGCAGGAGCCCGAAGGACGAGCCGATGGTTGGTTTCGCCTCGCGCGGCTGCGTGCGACCCAACTCGACGACGCGGCCGGCGCGCTCGAGGCCTATGGCGCCCTGCTCGGCTTGCGCTCGGGTCACGCGGCGGCGCGGGCCGCCGTCGCCGAGTACCTCCAGCAGCCGCAGTGGTCGCTCCGCGCCGCGGAGATCCTGGCGCCGCTGCACGAGGCTGCGGGCGATTGGCGCGGGCTGATCCGCAGCTGCGAGGTCTTCCTGACGCATGAGCGGCAGCCAGCGCGTCGGCGTGAGCTCTGCTTGCGCCTGGCCCGGCTCTGGGAGGATCGCCTGGACGATCCCCGCAGCGCCTTCGCCTGGTATGGCAAGGCGCACTGGGAGGATCCGGAGCACCAAGAGGCTCAGGAGGAGTTGCTGCGGCTGGCCGCGCTGCTCGACCGCTGGCCCGAGGCCGTCGCGGTGCTGACCCAGCCACTCGACGAGGGGCGCGTCGACGCCGCCGCCGGGCGCGCGCTCGCGCTCTTGGTGGGTCGCCTCTACGACGAGCGACTCTACCAGTGGCAGGCCGCGGCGGCCTGCTTCGAGCGTGTGCTCAGCCGCGACGCCGGGGACGAGGAGGCCTTCGGCCTGCTCGAGCGGCTGCTGATGCGCCACGAGCGCTGGCAAGAGCTGCTGGCCGTCTACGCGCGAGCCGTTCCGGTGCCGGAGGCGGGCGACGCGGGCGCCGGTCGCTCGCGGCGGCAGTTGCTGCTGAAGGTGGCGCGGGTCTGGGAGGAGGCGATCGGCGATTTCGACCAGGCGCGCCGGGCCTATTGCGAGTTGCTCGATCAGTTTCCTGGCGACGAGGCGGCGCTGCTGGCGCTCGATCGGCTCTACAGCGAGCGCAAGGCCTGGCCGGCGCTCTGCGAGCTGCTGCAGCGGCGCGTGCCGTTCGTCGAAGCTCCCGCGCTGCGGCACGACCTCCTCTGCCGCATCGGAATGCTTCGCGAGCAGCACCTCGACGATGTCGCGGGCGCGATCGCGAGCTATCAGCGCGTGCTGGAGAGCGACCCGTTGCACCCTGCCGCGGTGGCGGGCCTCGAGCGCATCGTGATCGACCGGGACGTGCGCCTTCGGGTGGCGCAGCTCCTCGAACCCGTCTATCGCGCGCAGGACGAGTGGGCCAAGCTGGTGGTGATCCTCGATGTTCAGCTCGACTTCGTCGAAGATCCGACGCGACGCGACGCGCTCTTGCGGGAGATAGCGGCCCTCCACGAGCAACGCGGTGGCATCCCCGAGCTCGCGCTCAAGGCGCTCGGACAGGCCTTTCGCGAGGGTCGGGGCGCGGACCTCGCGCTGCTGGCGGAGATCGAGGCGCTCGCTGAGCGCCTCGGGGCCTGGCGGCAGGTGCTGGTTTGGTTGCACGAGGCCATCGAGGTGGGCGCGGACGTCGCGCGCCACGCGCTCCTGTTGGCGCGGGCCGCGCGCCTGGCCGAGGAGCGTCTCGGCGACGCTGACGCGGCGTTGGCCGATTGGCGCCGGCTCTTGGCGCTGCGCGAGAGTGATGCCGAGGCGTTATCCGCCGTCTTGCGGCTGCTCGAGCAGCTCGGGCGCTGGGAACCGCTGGCCGAGGCGCTGCAGCGGCAGGCCGAGCTGACCAGCGACCTCGTGCTGCAACGGCGCTGTTATCGGCGGATGGCCGAGCTCTTCGATCAGCGCATCGGCTGGCCAGAGCGGGCGGTCGAGGCCTGGCGCCAGGTGCTGGCGTTGGGCGGCGAGGATGAGGTGGCGCTCGAGGCCCTGGCCTTGATCTATGCGCGCGCCGAGCGCTGGATCGACCTCGTCTGGGTCTATCAGCGGCAGCTGGCGCTGAGTGAGCAGACCGAGCGCTGGCAGGACGTCGCCTGGGCCCTCGCGCGGACCTACGAGGAGCGCTTGGGCGATGTCTTCGAGGCCCTGCAGATCTTGCGCGCGCTGTACGCGCGGCAGCCCGACGACGCGGAGGCGCGGGCGCAGCTCGAGCGCCTGCTGGCGACGGCCGGACTGTGGGGCGAGCTGGCGGCGCTGCTCGAAGGCCACGCCCCCGGCGAGAGTGCGGGCGCGCAGCGGCGCGAGCGGCGGCTCCAGGCCGCGGCGATCATGCTCGAGCGGCTCGGCGACGAGGACGCCGCCCTGACGCGCCTGGAGCAGCTGCTGGCGGAGGATCCCCACGACGATGACGCGCTGGCCTTGCTCGAGCGGCTCGTCGATCCTCCGCGGCAGCGCGAGCGTGTGGCGGCGCTGCTCGAGCAAGTCTGTCTGGCGCGCGGTGACTACCTTGGCGTGCGGCGCGCGCTCGAGCTCTGCGTTGCCGGCGCGGCGGGTAGCGCGCGTCGCGATCTGCTGGAGCGCGTCGCCCTGCTCGAGGAGGAGCAGCTGCAAGACCCGCGCGCCGCCTTCGCGAGCTATGCGCGCGCCGCGGCGGAAGCTCCGACCGACGAGACGTTGCACGCGCCGCTGGAGCGGCTCGCGCTGCAACTCGGGGCGCTCGAGGAGCTGCAGCCGCTCTTCGAGCGGCTGGCTGCGCTCGTCTTCGACGCGGAGGCGAGCGAGCGGTTGCATGTCAAGCTGGCGACGCTAGCCGAGGCCGCCAACGACGAAGCGGCGGCGGAGCGCTACCTGCGCCAGGCGATCGACCGGCAGGGCGGATCGATCGCGCTCTGGTCGAAGCTGGCGGCGCTCTTGGATCGCCAGGGGCGCGTGCCGGAGCTGGTCGAGGCGCTTGAGGGTCAGTGCGAACTGACGGTCGACCTCCAGCAGCGCGCGGCCTTGCAGCAGCGCATCGGCGGGACGCTCCTGCGGCGCGCCGACGATGCTGAGGGCGCGTTGGCGGCCTATTGCATCGCGCTGAGCCAAGACGCCGGCAACCAAGCAGCCAGGGCCGGTCTGGAGCAGTTGCTCGACCGGCCGAGTCTGACCCCGACGGTGATCGACGTGCTCGAGCCGCTCTACGAGGGCGAGCGCGACTACGCCAAGCTGGTCGCGCTCGGCGAGTGGCGCCTGGCGACGCTCAGCGATCCGATGCGCCAGGCGGCGGTGCTCGATGCGCTCGCTCGTCTGCAGGAGGAGCAGCTCGACCAGCCCGCTCAAGCCCTCACGACGCTGCTCCGCGCGCTGCGTTGCGACGCCTCCGCTCCGTCGCGCTGGGAGGAGGCGGAGCGCCTCGCGGTGGCCCTCGATCGGACGCTCGAGCTGGGGGCGCTCTTCGACGAGCTCTTGGACGCTCCTGCGCTGGTGCCGGAGCAGGCGCGGGAGCTCGGCTTGCGCAGCGCAGCCTGGCAGGAGGATCAGCTCGGAGACGGTCGGCGCGCCGAGGCGCGCTACCGCTGGGTGCTCGAGCGCGACCCGCGGGCGGAGCGGGCGCTGCTGGCGCTGGAGCGGCGCTACCGGGCGCAGTCGGACGCGCGCGCCCTCCGTGAGGTGCTCTGGCAGCGCTTGGCGCTGATCAGCGCTGCGCGCGAGCGACGCGGCCTGCTGGGCGAGCTGGCGCAGCTCAGCGCCGAACGCCTCGGCGATCGGGGCGGGGCCATCACCGCCTGGCGGATGCTCTTCAACGAGGAGCCCGGAAACGCGGCGGCCTTCGCCGCGCTGGAAACGCTATGCGAGCAGGAAGGGCAGTGGCGCGAGCTGGTCGCCGCGCTCGATCGGCGCGCGGCGGCGACCGACGATCCCAGCGCCCGGCAGCGTCTCGCGCTGCGCGCGGGAGAGCTGCTGCTGACCCGCTTGGATGATCGGGACGGTGCGGCGGCGCGCTACCGTGACCTGCTGCAGCGGGATCCGCTTTGCGCCGCCGGGCTGCTCGGCCTGCAACGCGTTGCCGAGCGCGGCGCCGACTGGCCGGCCGTGCGCGAGCTGCTGCTGCGTCGGCGCGAGCTGAGCGCCGAGACGGCCGAGCGGCGCGCGCTGACCCTCGAGCTGGCGCAGCACGCCGAGCAGCGACTGGTCGACGGCGTGGCGGCCGAGCGCTACTTCCGCGAGGCGCTCGCGCTCGACGCGTCCGACGGCCCCGCCTACGACGGTCGCGCGCGCCTCCTGCGGCAACAACGAAGGTGGTCGGACCTGGCGGAGCTGCAAGAGGCGCGGCTGGCGGCGCTCGGCGACGGCGAGCAAGCGCTTGAGCTGCGGCTGGAGCTGGCGCGCTTGAGCTTGGAGGAGCTGGCTCAGCCGGAGCGGGCCCGCCGCAGTCTCGAAGGGGTCGGACCGGTCGCCGCCGGGGACGCCCGTGTCTTGCTCGAGCTGGCGCGCGCGGCCTTGCTCTGCGGTGAGGCGAGGTCGTGCCTCGCGCTGATCGAGCAAGCGGAGACCGCGCCTGGTGACCGCGCGACGCGCGCGGCGCTGCAGTTCACGCGCGCCCGGGCTCAGGCGGCGACGGGCGCGCCGCCTGAGCTGCAGCTCTCGGCCTGCGAGGCCGCGCTGGAGGTCGATCCTGGCCATGAGGCGGCCGCCGCGACCCTCGTGGCGTTGGCTGCTGGAGC
This genomic window contains:
- a CDS encoding response regulator, with product MAKHILLAEDSVTMQKVVAMTLAGEDVTLSVTATVDDALASARSRRPDLVIADLSLQGKNGYDLAAAIKAEDGAIPVVLLHGSAVPLDSARAMRSGADGELVKPFETQALIEKLWSLMEGSDAVSMPGPVEPLGEPLSAATRAPAGAGAAAAGVHRAPPAARAAAGARPLGAVSTAPGTGAGAVPPPAVPAPRPPIAVPRPPVALPRQPAAAAAPSRPPVAVPAAPRPRPMPPLAAAAGLSSEPTALEITIEAELPPPVLAEPLPSFDVALTTELGRNVARELGGGDAAAPPRPTRTLAGWGEGLPTPPPGMPLPRGAALPGVAAAPAPGATAGGGQDLDPAAYAAIVKLSREVIERVAWEIVPELAETIIREQLDRVLAQRAK
- a CDS encoding isochorismatase family protein; amino-acid sequence: MSGALELIPHACGLCVVDIQQKLAESMPEKVLKGTLRNWLNWIEAARVLGMPAVVSEQFPKGLGRTLPVVAESVLRLPRERVLLFDKLTFSCGAVPAFGQWITATGRNQWIVIGMEAHVSIYQTARAMVASGQVVHVPRDAVIARTMANWETGLRLIEEAGALVTSTEAAVFDLLKRAGTEEFSQLSRVVK
- a CDS encoding cyclic nucleotide-binding domain-containing protein, whose amino-acid sequence is MQVEFWAVTDTGKQRSHNEDNYLIDKNLRLFVVADGMGGHAAGEVASSLCVRRVRDAVGENRDIIESFESGKGADRNDVLHVLEHAVQAACSAIYERAQEQPDKRGMGTTCSLLLLTKERGFLAHVGDSRIYLMRERQVHQLSEDHSLVNELARRGKLRPDQIDSSVYRDFRNAVTRAVGVYESVEVDTLDFDVLPGDRFVLCSDGLHFYFTELEQMAAVLDHDDVRAATQRLVDVANAGGGHDNITAVVVRVAVSAGEEDRVRDVSLKLEVLKGMPIFSYLGYKELVRVLNSMQVRDYADGGSIIREGTPGDELFLILDGEVRLQKGDTFVATLHRGDHFGEMALVDNAPRSASGTASAAARLLVLRRADFYEIIRSESALSVKLLWSLVQVLVRRLRKTTADLSGALAEAALPDLTNDAFDDTTSSR